TGGCTTTGCATTATATTGAACGGTTAGATACGGTGTATGCTAAGATCAATGATTGTCTCGTAGAAGGTGGCACGTTTGTCCTTTCATCTGAACATCCCATCTTCACCGCTCGCGCTGCGCAGGATTGGCATTATGGACCCGAAGGTGAGATTCTGCATTGGCCCGTGGATGATTACCACGATGAAGGCAAGCGCGTGGCGAACTTTCTGAATCAGGATGTGGTCAAATATCATCGTACACTGGCATCACATATGAATGAACTCATTAAGGCCGGGTTTGCCATTGAGCAGGTGGCTGAATCCAAACCATCACCGGAGATGATTGAACAGGTTCCTGGCATGTCAGACGAGAATCGGCGACCGATGTTTCTGATGATTGCTGCGGTTAAAGTATAACGATGAAAATGCTACGTTAGATTAGAGGGCAGAAAGAAACTGTGGAAGTGGAGCGTCCGCCTAAAAGTTTTCTGATAGAGATTTCTAACTAAGCAAACCTGAAGGAATCAGTGTGTTCAGTGATATTGAACATGCTGCTTTTTTATTTTGCTACAATAATAAGAAATAATGTCCAAAACAGGGAACCAAACCACAGTAGATTCAGTCATATTAAGTGAGGTGAACAACAGTTGAATGATCAATTACTGGCACAGGCTCAGACCATAGACAATTACACACTTAGCAGCATGATGGATGACTACGGAAATGACGTGTGGAATTACGCTTATTTTCTGACCAAAAGTGCCGAACAGGCAGATGAATTGTCACAGGAGGTATTTATTCGGGCATACTCGGGGATCGCTCATTATCGTGGAGATTGCTCACTGAAAACATGGCTGTTGACGATTACTAGGAACACCACTTTTACATATCGAAAATCCAGATTCTTTCGTAGCAGTCTGTGGGGAGAGACGTTACCCATTGAGACAGAGCGTGGGGATTCGAACCAAAGAGTCATGATTGCAGAGCGGCCTGCACATCCTTCGGCCGAGATGGAAGTGATACGTAAGGAGCATGTCCATGAAATCTGGGATATTGTTCTGGCGTTGCCGAAGAAGTTCAGGGAGATTCTTTTGCTGAATCTGAAGTATGAGCTTACGACGAGTGAGATTGCTGAGATGTTGAAAATCAGCTCAGGCACAGTAAAATCCAGACTTTCCCGAGGTAAGGACAAGGTACGGAAACATTGGGAGGAGCGAAGCAAATGAGACAAAAGGATGAGCAATGGGAAAAGGAAATCCGGAAGGGACCGTTTGCGTCGTCTCCTTTTACAGAGGATCACAAGCAGAATGTGCTTCAACAGCTGGAGTGGATGAAGAAGTCGGAGGAGGGGAGTCTGGGAGATGGTTTGGAGCAAAGTTATAGGTCGCCCAGACCGTTTAGTCCGCAAGTAGGCAACGTGTCACACAAGCGTCGCCTTAGAAGAGGGCCCCTTGCTGTAGGCATGAGTGCTTTGGTTATTGCTGCTGGATTGTTCCTATGGATCTGGGATGAGGGAAAGCTGGTGAAACCCGTGATCGAGCAGGTCTATCCTACAGCAGCATTGCAGTTATCTGATCATCTGAGCATAGATCTGTTAACGGACAAAATGAAAAGAAATGTTGTGACTACGATGCGAGACGATCTGGGTAAACAGCTGAAGATTACGAAAGTGGAAGACTTGCCTGTGTCCGGAAGAATCTATGTAGAGGCTGGAAATGAAAGTGAGAAGGAGTACGCACAGATATGGCTCGATGCGGCAACAGGCAATCTGCGAGAAGTACAGATGAGACGTGAGATGCAGCCAAGCGAGTTGGAACACCGTTATCTGCGTCAAGTTCCATCGCTTTTGCAAAGTATAGGTACTGCTCCAACGCTTAAACCTGTAGCAGTACAACGTTATGTGAGTATGAAGCAAGGGGAATCGGAGCCGATATCGCATACGACATTAACATTAGTGAATGAGAGTAATTATGGGGAGATTGTATGGCAGCAGGACCAAGCCGTATCCATTTCAGGCGATCTTAGTCCTGATCAGGTATCTCATTCAGTATTGGCGGATGCCGAGGATGCCGTTAAGGCAGTATTCGGTGAAACATCTCTAAAACTTAGGGGTGTAAGTCGTTCCAAAGATGATGAAATTGGGAGAGATATAATTAATCTTAGTTTCAATGATCATTATTTAGTTCAAATGATTGTAGGAGAAGAAACTAAAGTTTACTCTGTAATTGGGGAGAACTTATATCGAAATGATTTTACTAATTGGGACGAAGTAGAAGCGTATCATCAGGAGATTTATGACGTAAAGGAGTCAATCCTCAGGGAGCAGGTAGGGGCGATGATTAAACAGGTATTTAACGTTGATCTCCAAGGATACACTCTTCATAGGGAAGTTGATAATCCGGGGCTTGCCATATTTGAACTAGAGTCCACGAAGGATGTTATACAGGTTCGTTACAATGAAGATATAAAAATTACGATGATTACCAGAGGCGGGTTATAGGGCTTGATCTTTATGTTACAATTTATTTCATAGATGGAATGAGCATAAGGAGATAACGATGAAATATTTGGTGAGTTCATGTCTGGCGGGGGTAGCTTGCCGTTACAATGGAACAGCGAGCCTGGATAAGAAAATTCAGGAGCTTGTGGAGAAGGAGCAGGCTAAGATGGTATGTCCGGAGCTGCTTGGTGGATTCTCCACCCCACGGGAACCGGCTGAAATTATCGGTGGCACGGGCAGGGATGTGCTGGCAGGCACTGCAAAAGTGATCGAGAAAAGTGGCATGGATGTCACAGACCTTTATATCAAGGGAGCCTATCAGACACTCGAATGGGCACGAGAATTGAATGTATCGTGTGTGGTATTGAAGGAGTTCAGTCCGTCCTGTGGTACACAGATGATCTATGATGGGAATTTTGCCAACCACAAGATTGCTGGAGAGGGTGTCACCTCAGCATTGCTGCGACAAGAAGGATATACCGTTATTTCTGAAAATGAATGGATGGAGCAACTGTAAACTTCATGTGTGAAAATATGCCGTCTAGGAGAAGATTTATGATCCAGCAACGGCTATTTCCTTGTTAGGACACAATAGTTACTTTTGGAAACTGAGGAACAACAATGTGCGTACTTTTCATTTTAGGATATAGATTCTAAACTAATACTTAAGTAAATCCAAAAATAGAGACTAACGATTCAACATAAAAAATATAAAAAAGGACGTGGAGCTCCATGGAAGTTACAGCAAAGTCAAAGAAAAAGGAAGACATCTTAAAGGCTTATCATTTCCGGCATGCAACGAAGATATTTGATGATACCCGCAAAATCTCGGATGAGGATTTCCAATTTATATTGGAAACAGGCCGATTATCTCCAAGTTCCATTGGTCTTGAACCGTGGAAGTTTCTGATTGTACAAAATCCGAACCTGCGTAAGCGTTTGTCCGAATTCTCTTCCGGCGCTCAAAAGCAACTGGCTACAGCAAGCTATTTTGTTGTTATTTTGGCCCGGTCCGATGCCAGTTATAATTCTCCCTATGCGGAGTACATGCTGAAGGAAACAAAAGGAATGCCGGATGACGTATTTGAGCTAACAAGTCAGGCTTATGGAAAGTTCCAAAATAACCAGAGAATTCTGGAGAATCCACGATCATTATTCGACTGGGCATCCAAACAAACGTATATTGCACTTGGTAACATGATGACGGCGGCAGCTCAGATCGAGATTGATTCCTGCCCAATTGAAGGTTTCAGCCGTGAGGATGTCCATCGGATTATGGAAGAAGAGGGTTTGCTGGAGGATGGTGCATGGGACGTCTCGGTGATGGCAGCCTTCGGTTATCGGGTAGAGGAGCCCACGCGTGAGAAGTCCCGACAATCCGTTGAGAAAATTACCCAATGGATTAACTGAATACAGCATAAATTCAACATGAATCCAACATGAATCCAAAAACGATGATCTAAGATCTAACATTATAGAACAGGATCAAGGCAGGATCGAAACAGCCCGAAATTTCCACATGTTAAAAGGATGGAAAGGGCTGTTTTTCTTTTTATAAAAAAGAACTTGAAAATACATAGATGTCTATGTATAATGAGATCATGCCAAAATACAACGCAATTGCACTGATTGCAAGAATCAGGGATCATGTTAACAGACGGATTGTACACGAATTAGAACAGCATGAAGTGACAGGCATTGTACCTTCTCATGGGGATGTGTTGATGTTCTTGTACCGTGAAGAGACGCTGTCGATCAAGATGTTGGCTGAACGTGTTCAACGCACGCAACCAACGGTAACGGTACTGGTCAACAAGCTGGAGAAGCTCGGCTATGTTGAACGTAGCAAGAGTGCCGAAGATAGCCGGGTGACGATGATTCGCCTTACCGAACAGGGGAAACGACTCGAACCGATCTTCCATCAGGTATCAGAGCAGATTAATGACATCATCTATAGTGGCTTGTCCGATGAACAATCGGAGCAATTGGAGAGCTTGCTGTCCATTATTGTCCGAAAGTTATAATGAATGAACTCTTCTGTCTGCAACCCTTCCACATTCGAATGGGGTGGAGGCAGGGGAGCCCAAATATTTTTTGACCATATACATAGATGTCTATGTATATGGAACGTATCAGGCGTATCAATGTAACGCCATTTTCGCAACCATACTCAAACCAAACATGGAGGGATTCACACTATGAAACATCTTATCGTATATGCTCACCCACGCACAGACAGCCTTAATAATGCAATCCTCAATACTGCTGTAGAAGCTCTCGAAGCTCAAGGTCATGAAGTGGTTGTTCGTGACTTATATAAGCTTGGATTCCAACCCGTACTGACTGAAGCCGATACAGCTTCCATGCGCGCAGGACAGACACCACAGGATATCGCGACAGAGCAACAGTTTGTTACGGACACAGAAGCCATTACATTCATCTATCCGATCTGGTGGACAGGTCTTCCTGCCATTATGAAAGGATATGTTGACCGTGTATTCGCCTATGGTTTTGCATATGCAGCGGGTGAAGCGGGAATCGAGAAATTACTGACAGGCAAAAAAGGACTCATCATCAACACACATGGTACACCAAGTGAAATTTATGATCAGATTGGCATGACCACCGGATTGAAATTAACTTCAGACGTAGGTATCTTCGATTTTGTAGGCATTGAAGCCGTAGATCATCTGCTCTTCGGAAGTATTGGATATCTGGATGCACCCGCATATCAAGCCATGTTGGATCAGGTTAAACAAACGATTAAAACCAAATTCTAATATGGATGTTGATTCCAGATACGGATTCCATATGATTCCAAACCGACTCGATCATGAGTCGGTTTGTTTGTTCATGTGTTTGCAAAATGGATGAAAGGGGGTATAATCGTACCCATGGAACCTATACTTATATTCAAAGCATTATCGAACGAGACACGTAGACAAATCTTGCTGTGGCTCAAAAATCCGGAGCAACACTTTTCACCGCTGGAACTGTCCCATCATCCGGATGGTGGCAAGAACGGAATCTGTGTCGGCACGATTCAATTGAAGGCTGGACTGGCTCAGTCGGTTATATCCAGTTACCTGCTGACCATGCTCAAGGCAGGGTTACTGCTCTCCGAGCGAAGAGGACAATGGACGTATTATCGGCGCAACGAAGAGACGATTCGTCAGTTTGCCGAGTACGTGCAGAACGAGTTATAAGCCGGATGCCGGAACGGAAGCTAGGATGCATATGCAGGCAGGGATTCCGTCCGGATGTAAACGGCTAGTTTATGAACACATCACCTTATCCGGTTGCGATTTAATTAATCTATATATCTGGATATACAAAAATATAATCATCGAGGAGATTAAACGATAATGACTACAGAAAATACGGCTTCATCCCATAAAGAACATATTAATGACGTTAAGCTTTCCATCCTGGATCTGGCTCCCGTCGTTGTAGGTGCAACACCTGCTGATGCTTTGCGCAACAGCCTGGATCTGGCACAGCATGCCGAGCGTTGGGGGTATCATCGTTACTGGGTAGCTGAACATCACAACATGCCGGGTATTGCTTCATCTGCAACTTCGGTTGTTATTGGATATCTGGCTGGTGGGACCAAGACGATTCGTCTTGGTTCAGGAGGTATCATGTTACCCAACCATGCACCGCTTGTCATCGCTGAGCAGTTCGGTACACTGGAATCCCTGTATCCTGGCAGAATTGACCTGGGACTGGGTCGTGCACCAGGCAGTGACCGCCGTACATCGCTTGCGTTACGCAAAGATCTGAACAGTGGGGAAGATTTCCCGGAGCTGCTCGCAGAGCTCAGAGCATACTTTGATGCATCGGCGACATCCTATCATGCGCCTGTTCGCGCAGTTCCTGGAGAAGGATTGAATATTCCAATCTACCTGTTGGGGTCCAGTGATTTCAGCGCACGTCTGGCAGGTCAGCTGGGATTGCCGTTTGCTTTTGCCAGCCACTTCTCGCCGGATTACACCCGGATTGCACTGGAAACGTATCGAAACAATTTCCAACCATCTGATCACTTAAAGGAGCCGCATGTGATTGTTGGGGTTAATGCTGTTGTTGCAGATACAGATGAGGAAGCAGCATGGCTGGGTACAACGATGCAACAGCAGTTCTTGAACATTATCCGCGGCACAACGGGATTGGTACAGCCTCCAGCAGAGATGGAAGGCAAGTGGACGGACCGTGAGAAAGCTGGTGTGGAGCAGACGCTGAAGGCGGCTGTTAATGGTTCCCCAGAAACCGTACGTGGACAGCTGGAATCCTTCATTCGGCAGACGCAGGCAGATGAGCTGATTATTACGTCGATGATCTATGATCATAAGGCACGTCTGCATTCCTATGAGCTAATCGCGCAATTGGCGGGAAAAGCCTAATCTTAAATTTCCACCATATAAGCTGGCTTAATAGTAGCTATAGATCCAAATTTACGGTTCGTCTCCGAGTGAGGCGAGCCGTTTTTGAGTAGGGAAAATTTGCAAATGATTTGTATGGGGCAGAAGATTCATTTTGGGGTAAAATGACTTTACCGGTTTAATTTGAAACGGGTAATCAGCACCATACGTATAAATCCAGAGTGTTATACATATGTTGGCTTGTACAAGGTACTTTATTTTTTCACGTAAGAGGCAATTATTAGATTCACAGTTTAGTATTGATTAAGGATACATAAGAGAGGACGACACGCCTATGGAGCAACCTGAGCAACCCCGCGTTTGGCCGGAGCGGTTCAAGCGATTTTTTCTTAACAACAAGTTTGTCCTATTTCTGCTAATTCTGCTGTTAGTGGGACTGAACGTCATGGTTCTGACCAAAGTATCCTTTGTTCTTCATCCGCTCGCAGTACTCATCAAAACCATTGTGTTACCTATTATTCTGTCAGGCATACTCTACTATCTGTTGAATCCGATTGTAGATGTGATGGAGAGGTGGAAAATTAAGCGCGGCTGGTCCATTCTGATCTTGTATCTTGCAATTGGAGGCATTCTGACAGTCGTCGTGTTGGCGGTCATTCCGGTTGTGCGTAACCAGATTGTGGGGCTAATCGAAAATTTCCCAACGTACAGCGAGACGGTAAAACAGCAGTTTGAGGAGCTTACGGGCAGTAAACTGTTCGGTCAGGTCCAGGAGACGGTGAATCTGAATTCTCAGGATTGGTGGGGAACCATCTCCCAGAAGGCTACTGAAATTCTAAACTCGACCTGGACCAAATTGGGCGGATTCCTCGGAGCTTTCACTGAGACCGTGCTGTCCATCGTAACCGTCCCGTTCATCCTGTTCTATCTGCTGAAAGACGGCAAGAAGCTTCCAACCAAAATTCTGTCTTTCCTGCCAATCAAGAGTCGTACGGGTGCAATGCATGTGCTGGAAGATATCAATCACCAGATCAGTTCATTTATTCGTGGACAGATTATCGTCAGCTTCTGCATCGGTATTCTGCTCTACATCGGTTATATGGTCATTGGTTTGGATTATGCACTGATTCTTGCAATTATCGCATCGTTTACAAGTGTTGTTCCGTATTTGGGACCTGCAATTGCCATTACACCTGCGTTAATCGTGGCACTCGTCACTTCGCCGGTGATGCTGTTGAAGATGGTTGCCGTATGGACGATCGTACAGTTAATCGAAGGTAAATTCATCTCGCCACAGATCATGGGTAAAACGCTGAAGATTCATCCCATTACAATTATCTTTGTCATCCTGACTTCAGGTAATCTGTTTGGAGTCGTAGGCATTTTGCTCGCTGTTCCAGGATACGCAGTGCTGAAAGTATGTGTATCGCATATCTTCAACTGGTTTAAGGACAGATCCGGCCTGTACGATCCAAACAAGAACAATCTGTTGTAACCGAAGTGGCAAGCTCCAATGGATCGGTAATCAGAAGGAATAGTCACTTTGTATTCTGTACAAAACGGTACCCTTACCAAGAAGAACCCCCGTCCATCGGCATATAGCCGAGAGGCGGGGGTTCTTCTTCATGAACAAGCTTGGCTGCTGCCTAGCTGTGTTTAATATGCTGGAGCGTTTGCAGGAAAATCTGCTCAATATGAGTATCATCCAGAGAGTAATACACGGTCTTGCCTTCCTTACGCCGCTTGACGATCCGCATGTTGCGGAGTGAACGCAGCTGGTGTGAAATGGCCGACTGTCCCATGTCGAGCAGAACCGTCAGGTCATGAACACATAATTCCTTCTGTAACAGCGCATCAATAATACGTAGACGGGTTGGGTCGCTGAATGCCTTGAACCAATCTGCCATCTCGGAAGAGGTCTCCCGATCTATGAGTGAAGTGCGAATCTTCTCTACATCCGCTTCAGTACCTGAGCAGGCTGCATCACATTCGCTTGGTGCTTTAACCGGTTGTTCCATTTCCTATCACCGCCTATGTTAACAACTGTAGTTCTATTATATCCAAAAAACGTCTAAAGCGAAATAATTACTATTAGCATAGTCTGTATAAAAAATCAACAACGATTGTTGACACTCATGTTTAGGCGTGCATATAATAGGGGTATCTAAACATATGAATGAATGCTCATATATTGAATGTAGTTGGGTTATAACATTGTTTTTGGACTGCAAAGGGGAGAATTCACATGGGAACCGGACAGGAACAGGTGAAAAGGGAACTTCTGCTTGATGGGTTAGACTGTGCGAACTGCGCATTAAAGATCGAGAATGGCGTCAAAAAAATTAAGGGCATTAACGAATGCTCTGTCAATTTTGTTACCAAAACATTATCGCTACACACCACTTCTGATATGGATGAACAAGTAGTGGAAGAAGCGAAGCGCAAAGTGCTTCGGCTGGAGCCTCATATTCGCATCTCGGAAAAAGGAAAACAGGTAAACGGACATGTACAGACCCATGAAGGGAGTGCGGCTGATTCACACGGACACGCTCATGACCATGCCGGACATGATCACGGACATTCACATACACATGGCAATCACTCGCATACTCATGATCATGGAGATTCGCAGGGCCACGCACACGAGCACGGGAGTCATGCTGGACATAATCACGATCACAGCCATACCCATGATGATGCCCATGCAGGCCACTCGCATGAACATGGTGCAGGACAGACCAAAGTGTTGCTTGCTCGTCTTGCTGCCGGTTCTGTGTTGCTTGCAGCTGCGATCTGGTCGCCGCTGGAGGGCTGGGCACAGTTCACTCTATATGCACTCGCTTATCTGATTGCCGGGGGAGATATCGTGCTCCAGGCGTCCAAAAACATCATCCGCGGTCAGGTGTTCGATGAATACTTCCTCATGTCCGTCGCTACCTTGGGTGCCTTTGCCATTGGAGAGTATCCGGAAGGGGTAGCGGTCATGCTCTTCTATCAGCTCGGAGAGCTGTTTCAGGGCATGGCGGTTAATCGGTCACGCAAGTCGATTCAGTCACTGATGGACATTCGCCCGGACTACGCGAATATTCTGACGGGGTCGGGTGACGAGACACGTCGTGTATCTCCGGAAGACGTACGGATCGGTGATCGTATTGTCGTGAAGGCAGGAGAGCGAGTACCGCTGGATGGTATCGTTCAAGCTGGGCGTTCCATGGTGGACACTTCTGCTCTGACAGGTGAATCACTACCTCGTGAACTGGAGCCCGGAAGTGATGTACTAAGTGGATTTGTAAACAAAAACGGGTTGTTGACGATTGAAGTAACCAAAACATTTGGTGAATCAACGGTATCTAAAATTTTGGATCTGGTGCAGAACGCGAGCAGTCGGAAGGCAAAAACAGAGCATTTTATTAGTAAATTCGCCCGTTATTATACCCCGGTTGTTGTGATCCTTGCAGCCCTGATTGCATTTGTTCCACCGTTGATACTTAGTGGTGCAACATTTGCGGACTGGATCTATCGTGCATTGGTCTTCCTGGTTATTTCATGTCCTTGTGCGCTGGTGGTCTCCATTCCACTTGGATTCTTCGGTGGTATCGGAGCGGCTTCACGTAACGGGATTCTTGTCAAAGGCAGTAATTATCTTGAAGCATTGAACGATGTGAAAGTCGTTGTTTTTGATAAAACGGGTACACTAACCAAAGGTGTATTCAAAGTAACAGCCATTCATCCCGAAGGTGGACGCACGGAAGAAGAACTGATGAAGCTGGCAGCCATTGCCGAAGCAAATTCCAATCACCCGATTGCCGAATCCATTCGCGCAGCTTGGGCCAAGGCCATTCCCACGCAAGGTGTGGAAGGTTATGATGAGGTTGCCGGACACGGGATCAAGGTAAGTGTGGATGGTCGGGAAGTGCTGGCAGGCAACGCCAAATTAATGAAGCAGGCAGGTATATCCTATACCACACCAGAGACGGCCGGAACGATAGTCCACTTTGCTGAAGGTGGCACGTATGTTGGTCATCTGATCATCGCCGATGAAGTGAAGGACGATGCAGCCGCTGCTATTCAGGCGCTGAAGAAACTTGGCATCCGCAAAACGGTCATGCTGACAGGTGATGCCAAAGCCGTAGGTGAAGCGGTAGGACGTGAGCTGGGTGTGGATGAGGTCTACGCTGAATTGTTGCCACAGGATAAAGTCGAACGACTGGAGCAACTGGAAGCTGCCAAATCTCCGAAGGAAAAAATGGTGTTTGTCGGTGACGGCATCAACGATACACCTGTGCTGGCACGCGCCGACGTTGGCGTAGCGATGGGTGGACTCGGTTCAGATGCCGCAATTGAAGCGGCTGATGTGGTCATCATGACCGATGAACCGTCAAAACTTGCGAGCGCAATCCGCATTGCAAAGCGTACACGAATGATTGTGTGGCA
The window above is part of the Paenibacillus sp. 1781tsa1 genome. Proteins encoded here:
- a CDS encoding MarR family winged helix-turn-helix transcriptional regulator, with product MPKYNAIALIARIRDHVNRRIVHELEQHEVTGIVPSHGDVLMFLYREETLSIKMLAERVQRTQPTVTVLVNKLEKLGYVERSKSAEDSRVTMIRLTEQGKRLEPIFHQVSEQINDIIYSGLSDEQSEQLESLLSIIVRKL
- a CDS encoding RNA polymerase sigma factor, translating into MNDQLLAQAQTIDNYTLSSMMDDYGNDVWNYAYFLTKSAEQADELSQEVFIRAYSGIAHYRGDCSLKTWLLTITRNTTFTYRKSRFFRSSLWGETLPIETERGDSNQRVMIAERPAHPSAEMEVIRKEHVHEIWDIVLALPKKFREILLLNLKYELTTSEIAEMLKISSGTVKSRLSRGKDKVRKHWEERSK
- a CDS encoding DUF523 domain-containing protein, whose amino-acid sequence is MKYLVSSCLAGVACRYNGTASLDKKIQELVEKEQAKMVCPELLGGFSTPREPAEIIGGTGRDVLAGTAKVIEKSGMDVTDLYIKGAYQTLEWARELNVSCVVLKEFSPSCGTQMIYDGNFANHKIAGEGVTSALLRQEGYTVISENEWMEQL
- a CDS encoding AI-2E family transporter; its protein translation is MEQPEQPRVWPERFKRFFLNNKFVLFLLILLLVGLNVMVLTKVSFVLHPLAVLIKTIVLPIILSGILYYLLNPIVDVMERWKIKRGWSILILYLAIGGILTVVVLAVIPVVRNQIVGLIENFPTYSETVKQQFEELTGSKLFGQVQETVNLNSQDWWGTISQKATEILNSTWTKLGGFLGAFTETVLSIVTVPFILFYLLKDGKKLPTKILSFLPIKSRTGAMHVLEDINHQISSFIRGQIIVSFCIGILLYIGYMVIGLDYALILAIIASFTSVVPYLGPAIAITPALIVALVTSPVMLLKMVAVWTIVQLIEGKFISPQIMGKTLKIHPITIIFVILTSGNLFGVVGILLAVPGYAVLKVCVSHIFNWFKDRSGLYDPNKNNLL
- a CDS encoding heavy metal translocating P-type ATPase, which encodes MGTGQEQVKRELLLDGLDCANCALKIENGVKKIKGINECSVNFVTKTLSLHTTSDMDEQVVEEAKRKVLRLEPHIRISEKGKQVNGHVQTHEGSAADSHGHAHDHAGHDHGHSHTHGNHSHTHDHGDSQGHAHEHGSHAGHNHDHSHTHDDAHAGHSHEHGAGQTKVLLARLAAGSVLLAAAIWSPLEGWAQFTLYALAYLIAGGDIVLQASKNIIRGQVFDEYFLMSVATLGAFAIGEYPEGVAVMLFYQLGELFQGMAVNRSRKSIQSLMDIRPDYANILTGSGDETRRVSPEDVRIGDRIVVKAGERVPLDGIVQAGRSMVDTSALTGESLPRELEPGSDVLSGFVNKNGLLTIEVTKTFGESTVSKILDLVQNASSRKAKTEHFISKFARYYTPVVVILAALIAFVPPLILSGATFADWIYRALVFLVISCPCALVVSIPLGFFGGIGAASRNGILVKGSNYLEALNDVKVVVFDKTGTLTKGVFKVTAIHPEGGRTEEELMKLAAIAEANSNHPIAESIRAAWAKAIPTQGVEGYDEVAGHGIKVSVDGREVLAGNAKLMKQAGISYTTPETAGTIVHFAEGGTYVGHLIIADEVKDDAAAAIQALKKLGIRKTVMLTGDAKAVGEAVGRELGVDEVYAELLPQDKVERLEQLEAAKSPKEKMVFVGDGINDTPVLARADVGVAMGGLGSDAAIEAADVVIMTDEPSKLASAIRIAKRTRMIVWQNIAFALGVKAIFLLLGVFGIATMWEAVFSDVGVTVLAVLNAMRVLRVKNI
- a CDS encoding bifunctional 2-polyprenyl-6-hydroxyphenol methylase/3-demethylubiquinol 3-O-methyltransferase UbiG, producing MKQNKYDESEFFDNYSKMARSVQGLEAAGEWHELQTLLPDLKDKRVLDLGCGFGWHCRYAREQQASSVIGVDLSENMLQRAREMTEDPQIQYEQLAIEDIDFEPGQFDVVISSLALHYIERLDTVYAKINDCLVEGGTFVLSSEHPIFTARAAQDWHYGPEGEILHWPVDDYHDEGKRVANFLNQDVVKYHRTLASHMNELIKAGFAIEQVAESKPSPEMIEQVPGMSDENRRPMFLMIAAVKV
- a CDS encoding metalloregulator ArsR/SmtB family transcription factor, encoding MEQPVKAPSECDAACSGTEADVEKIRTSLIDRETSSEMADWFKAFSDPTRLRIIDALLQKELCVHDLTVLLDMGQSAISHQLRSLRNMRIVKRRKEGKTVYYSLDDTHIEQIFLQTLQHIKHS
- a CDS encoding helix-turn-helix transcriptional regulator; this translates as MEPILIFKALSNETRRQILLWLKNPEQHFSPLELSHHPDGGKNGICVGTIQLKAGLAQSVISSYLLTMLKAGLLLSERRGQWTYYRRNEETIRQFAEYVQNEL
- a CDS encoding NAD(P)H-dependent oxidoreductase, producing MKHLIVYAHPRTDSLNNAILNTAVEALEAQGHEVVVRDLYKLGFQPVLTEADTASMRAGQTPQDIATEQQFVTDTEAITFIYPIWWTGLPAIMKGYVDRVFAYGFAYAAGEAGIEKLLTGKKGLIINTHGTPSEIYDQIGMTTGLKLTSDVGIFDFVGIEAVDHLLFGSIGYLDAPAYQAMLDQVKQTIKTKF
- a CDS encoding NAD(P)H-dependent oxidoreductase is translated as MEVTAKSKKKEDILKAYHFRHATKIFDDTRKISDEDFQFILETGRLSPSSIGLEPWKFLIVQNPNLRKRLSEFSSGAQKQLATASYFVVILARSDASYNSPYAEYMLKETKGMPDDVFELTSQAYGKFQNNQRILENPRSLFDWASKQTYIALGNMMTAAAQIEIDSCPIEGFSREDVHRIMEEEGLLEDGAWDVSVMAAFGYRVEEPTREKSRQSVEKITQWIN
- a CDS encoding LLM class flavin-dependent oxidoreductase, producing MTTENTASSHKEHINDVKLSILDLAPVVVGATPADALRNSLDLAQHAERWGYHRYWVAEHHNMPGIASSATSVVIGYLAGGTKTIRLGSGGIMLPNHAPLVIAEQFGTLESLYPGRIDLGLGRAPGSDRRTSLALRKDLNSGEDFPELLAELRAYFDASATSYHAPVRAVPGEGLNIPIYLLGSSDFSARLAGQLGLPFAFASHFSPDYTRIALETYRNNFQPSDHLKEPHVIVGVNAVVADTDEEAAWLGTTMQQQFLNIIRGTTGLVQPPAEMEGKWTDREKAGVEQTLKAAVNGSPETVRGQLESFIRQTQADELIITSMIYDHKARLHSYELIAQLAGKA